One part of the Herbiconiux aconitum genome encodes these proteins:
- a CDS encoding FAD-dependent oxidoreductase, with translation MPSRELSTPLVVVGGGLGGVAAALTAARLGQRVVLTEETDWLGGQLTSQGVPPDEHQWIDSHRISPSYSELRDRIRDHYRNFYPLTDSARADALLNPGAGFVSRLCHEPRVAAIVIEEMLSPLIAAGLVTVLREHRPIAVVRHGAVIEGVLFLSLRTGDEVLVRAGLVADATELGDLLELGGLAHTVGAESAATTGELHAPEVADPLDQQAVTWCAALEFRPGEDHTIDRPVGYQYWKDTVAPFWPGSQLSWDDIEPISLQTRTRPMFAGDPARAAESEDRDLWHYRRVLARANMEPGWPGGDVTLMNWPQADYWNLPLLGVPAEQADQALAGARDLTLSLVHWMQTEAPRSDGGAGYPELRPRGDVMGTTDGLAKAVYVRESRRIHALFTVTEAHIGRDMRGDEAGSEIFADSVGIGYYRIDLHPSTSGRSYVDIDCFPFQIPLGALIPADADNLLASNKNIGTTHITNGAYRLHPVEWSIGEAVGALAAYTQSTATSPAQVRADARHLEAYQHLLSETLGVALGWEDDIRIRGSRSEPVAISRS, from the coding sequence ATGCCCTCACGGGAACTGTCAACACCCCTCGTCGTCGTCGGCGGCGGACTCGGTGGCGTCGCCGCCGCCCTCACCGCGGCCCGGCTCGGACAGCGTGTGGTGCTCACCGAGGAGACGGACTGGCTCGGCGGGCAGCTGACCAGCCAGGGGGTGCCGCCCGACGAGCACCAGTGGATCGACAGTCACCGGATCTCGCCCAGCTACAGCGAGCTCCGTGACCGCATCCGCGATCATTACCGCAACTTCTATCCCCTGACCGACTCCGCCCGCGCGGATGCGTTGCTGAACCCGGGCGCCGGGTTCGTCTCCCGCTTGTGCCACGAGCCGCGGGTCGCCGCGATCGTCATCGAGGAGATGCTCTCGCCCCTGATCGCCGCGGGTCTCGTCACGGTGCTGCGTGAACACCGGCCGATCGCCGTGGTCCGCCACGGCGCGGTGATCGAGGGCGTGCTCTTCCTCAGCCTGCGCACGGGAGACGAGGTGCTGGTGCGCGCGGGTCTCGTCGCGGATGCCACAGAGCTCGGAGACCTGCTCGAACTGGGCGGGCTCGCACACACCGTCGGGGCCGAGTCGGCCGCGACGACCGGCGAACTGCACGCCCCCGAGGTCGCCGATCCGCTGGATCAGCAGGCCGTGACCTGGTGCGCGGCCCTCGAGTTTCGGCCCGGCGAAGACCACACCATCGATCGCCCGGTCGGCTACCAGTACTGGAAGGACACCGTCGCGCCGTTCTGGCCCGGCTCCCAGCTCTCGTGGGACGACATCGAGCCGATTTCGCTCCAGACGCGCACCCGCCCGATGTTCGCGGGCGATCCGGCCCGGGCAGCCGAGAGCGAGGACCGTGACCTCTGGCACTACCGCCGTGTTCTCGCGCGCGCGAACATGGAGCCGGGATGGCCGGGCGGTGACGTGACCCTGATGAACTGGCCACAGGCCGACTACTGGAACCTCCCTCTCCTCGGCGTGCCCGCCGAACAGGCCGATCAGGCCCTGGCGGGCGCCCGCGACCTCACCCTGAGCCTCGTGCACTGGATGCAGACCGAGGCGCCGCGAAGCGACGGCGGAGCCGGCTACCCCGAGCTGCGGCCCCGGGGCGACGTGATGGGAACGACGGACGGCCTGGCGAAGGCGGTCTACGTGCGCGAATCGCGACGCATCCACGCGCTCTTCACGGTGACCGAAGCGCACATCGGGCGCGACATGCGAGGCGACGAAGCCGGGTCGGAGATCTTCGCCGACAGCGTCGGCATCGGCTACTACCGCATCGACCTGCACCCGAGCACCTCGGGTCGCAGCTACGTCGACATCGACTGTTTCCCGTTCCAGATCCCGCTCGGCGCCCTCATCCCCGCCGACGCCGACAACCTCCTCGCGTCGAACAAGAACATCGGAACGACTCACATCACGAACGGCGCCTACCGGTTGCACCCGGTCGAGTGGTCGATCGGCGAAGCGGTCGGAGCGCTGGCCGCCTATACGCAGTCGACGGCTACCTCACCGGCGCAGGTGCGGGCGGATGCACGCCACCTCGAGGCCTATCAGCACCTGCTCTCCGAGACGCTCGGCGTCGCCCTCGGGTGGGAGGACGACATCCGCATCCGCGGCTCGCGATCCGAGCCCGTCGCGATCTCCCGCAGCTGA
- a CDS encoding glycoside hydrolase family 2 protein, with the protein MITRTALSHGWTLDLAPGTDSSRVPAHIRDALPIPATVPGTVHTDLLAAGLIVDPYLDLNEITLDWIGRAEWVYSLPLRHSPAPGDRTVLAFDGLDTVASVTVNGTVVARTENMHRRYEMDVTEVLGGGDDILEVRFHSAWAFGEAERKRIGELPNIYPAPFNYLRKMACNFGWDWGPALVTAGIWRAVTLVSGPPSRIARVSPHVTVTGATGRALFEVELAAPAGTALRLDARIGHSHARADIEAGAVSALVEVSVPEPELWWPTGLGDQPLHEASVRLLEGDTLLDEWRERIGFRTVRLDTSADEIGSAFAFLINDAAVPVRGANWIPDDCFLPRVTEQRLRERLVQAVDANINLLRIWGGGVYESDTFYRLCDELGIMVWQDFLFACAAYPEDERLAAEVAAEARDNVQRLLPHPSLVLWNGNNENIWGWFDWDWQQQIGDRTWGLGYYLDLLPEIVATVDPNRPYWAGSPYSGTMDVHPNADEHGLKHIWDVWNELDYRHYRDSAPRFVSEFGWQGPAAYSTIARSIRDRTLTSRSPGTLHHQKANAGNHKLERGLVPHLDVPVDFDDWHFALQLNQAWAIGLGVRHFRSLHPRCFGTIVWQFNDCWPVTSWSAVDGDGRKKLLWYALRDANATALLTVQPRAEGLAVVAVNDRSDSWRIRLTVRRLSFDGRELARFTGRFAADRLATAEIRLPQDVATATDPRSELLVVESDTGERDIWFYAEPRDLDLPTARFDTTIERRGEVVELTVTAHTVLVDLSVFPDRLAPAAEADTSLVTLLPGESTVFRITGLPPHLDEPLVERPQLRTLNELLH; encoded by the coding sequence ATGATCACGCGCACCGCCCTCAGCCACGGTTGGACACTCGATCTTGCTCCCGGAACGGATTCCTCGAGGGTTCCTGCGCACATCCGCGATGCCCTGCCGATCCCCGCGACCGTCCCGGGAACCGTGCACACCGACCTCCTCGCCGCCGGCCTCATCGTCGACCCCTATCTCGACCTGAATGAGATCACGCTCGACTGGATCGGTCGAGCCGAGTGGGTCTACTCGCTTCCCCTCCGTCACTCCCCCGCGCCGGGCGACCGCACCGTGCTCGCCTTCGACGGCCTCGACACGGTGGCCTCCGTCACCGTGAACGGAACGGTCGTCGCACGCACCGAGAACATGCACCGCCGATACGAGATGGATGTCACGGAGGTGCTCGGCGGCGGTGACGACATCCTCGAGGTGCGGTTCCATTCCGCCTGGGCTTTCGGCGAGGCGGAGCGCAAGCGCATCGGCGAGCTGCCGAATATCTATCCGGCTCCGTTCAACTATCTGCGCAAGATGGCCTGCAACTTCGGCTGGGACTGGGGGCCCGCGCTCGTCACCGCCGGCATCTGGCGCGCTGTGACGCTCGTCAGCGGCCCACCGTCGCGCATCGCCCGCGTCAGCCCGCATGTCACGGTCACCGGGGCCACCGGACGAGCGCTTTTCGAGGTGGAGCTCGCCGCTCCCGCCGGGACGGCACTGCGCCTCGATGCTCGAATCGGTCATTCGCACGCGCGCGCCGACATCGAAGCCGGAGCGGTCAGCGCGCTCGTGGAGGTGTCCGTGCCCGAGCCGGAGCTGTGGTGGCCCACCGGGCTCGGCGACCAGCCCCTCCACGAGGCATCCGTGCGCCTGCTCGAGGGCGACACGCTGCTCGACGAGTGGCGCGAGCGCATCGGGTTCCGGACCGTGCGACTCGACACCTCCGCCGACGAGATCGGTTCGGCCTTCGCCTTTCTCATCAACGATGCGGCCGTTCCCGTGCGCGGGGCGAATTGGATTCCCGACGACTGCTTCCTGCCGCGCGTCACCGAGCAGCGTCTGCGGGAACGACTCGTCCAGGCGGTCGACGCGAACATCAATCTGCTCCGCATCTGGGGTGGTGGAGTCTACGAGAGCGACACCTTCTACCGGCTCTGCGATGAGCTCGGCATCATGGTCTGGCAAGACTTCCTCTTCGCCTGTGCGGCCTACCCCGAGGACGAGCGGCTCGCCGCCGAGGTCGCCGCCGAGGCGCGCGACAACGTGCAGCGGCTCCTGCCACATCCGAGCCTCGTGCTCTGGAACGGCAACAACGAGAACATCTGGGGCTGGTTCGACTGGGACTGGCAGCAGCAGATCGGCGACCGCACGTGGGGGCTCGGCTACTACCTCGACCTCCTGCCGGAGATCGTGGCGACGGTCGATCCGAACCGTCCCTACTGGGCCGGCAGCCCCTATTCCGGAACGATGGACGTGCATCCGAATGCCGACGAACACGGCCTGAAGCACATCTGGGATGTCTGGAACGAGCTCGACTACCGGCACTACCGCGACTCCGCGCCGCGATTCGTGTCCGAGTTCGGCTGGCAGGGGCCGGCGGCCTACTCCACCATCGCGCGATCGATCCGCGACCGCACCCTGACCTCCAGGTCACCCGGCACGCTGCACCACCAAAAGGCGAACGCCGGCAATCACAAGCTGGAGCGGGGCCTCGTCCCCCACCTCGATGTGCCGGTCGACTTCGACGACTGGCACTTCGCCCTGCAACTGAACCAGGCCTGGGCCATCGGGCTGGGCGTGCGCCATTTCCGGTCACTGCATCCGCGATGCTTCGGCACGATCGTCTGGCAGTTCAACGACTGCTGGCCGGTGACATCGTGGTCGGCGGTCGACGGCGACGGCCGCAAGAAGCTTCTCTGGTATGCCTTGCGGGATGCGAACGCGACCGCGCTCCTGACGGTGCAGCCGCGCGCAGAGGGTCTGGCCGTGGTCGCCGTGAACGACCGCTCGGATTCGTGGCGCATCCGTTTGACGGTGCGACGGCTCTCCTTCGACGGGCGCGAGCTGGCCCGGTTCACCGGCCGGTTCGCCGCCGATCGGCTGGCGACCGCGGAGATCCGGCTCCCACAGGATGTCGCAACAGCCACCGACCCACGCTCCGAGTTGCTCGTCGTGGAGAGCGACACGGGTGAACGCGACATCTGGTTCTACGCCGAACCCCGTGACCTCGACCTCCCGACAGCCCGATTCGACACCACGATCGAGCGTCGCGGGGAGGTGGTCGAACTCACCGTCACCGCGCACACCGTGCTCGTCGACCTCAGCGTGTTCCCCGACCGCCTGGCCCCAGCGGCCGAGGCCGACACCTCGCTCGTCACGCTGTTGCCGGGCGAGAGCACGGTGTTCCGCATCACGGGTCTACCACCGCACCTTGACGAGCCGCTCGTCGAGCGTCCGCAGCTGCGAACGCTCAACGAACTGCTGCACTAG
- a CDS encoding carbohydrate ABC transporter permease, with translation MTTSLVKPARRRRAPGSSRIGSTVLLVVLSVLVLIPFLWMISLAFTPENDAFGSVSLIPANPTFENFGTAFIDVELGRALVNSAIVALVTVATNCAFAVLAGYAFAMMRFPGSNALFYILISTAAIPVSVTLIPLFLMARGIPLAGGNDILGHGGSGLLDTLAGVVLPYIVMPLNIFLARQFFSTAPTELAEAARMDGAGEFRIFARVYLPLAKPLIAVIAIFSFTGVWDDFLWPLVVTSSPETQTVQLALARFLASGNVQYGPVMAGAVIATLPVLIVFLFNQRSFISGLADGSVKG, from the coding sequence ATGACCACCTCTCTCGTCAAGCCCGCCCGTCGCCGGCGCGCCCCCGGTTCGAGCCGGATCGGCAGCACCGTGCTCCTCGTCGTTCTCTCGGTGCTGGTGCTCATTCCGTTCCTCTGGATGATCTCGCTGGCGTTCACACCCGAGAACGACGCTTTCGGATCGGTCTCGCTCATTCCGGCGAACCCTACGTTCGAGAACTTCGGCACCGCGTTCATCGATGTCGAACTCGGCCGGGCCCTCGTGAACTCGGCGATCGTCGCGCTGGTCACGGTGGCCACCAACTGTGCCTTCGCGGTGCTGGCCGGCTACGCCTTCGCGATGATGCGGTTCCCGGGCAGCAACGCGCTGTTCTACATCCTCATCTCCACCGCCGCGATCCCGGTGTCGGTGACGCTCATTCCGCTGTTCCTCATGGCGCGCGGCATCCCCCTGGCCGGCGGCAACGACATCCTGGGCCACGGCGGAAGCGGGCTGCTCGACACCCTGGCGGGAGTGGTGCTGCCCTACATCGTGATGCCGTTGAACATCTTTCTCGCTCGGCAGTTCTTCAGCACCGCTCCGACGGAGCTGGCGGAGGCGGCACGGATGGACGGGGCCGGGGAATTCCGGATCTTCGCCCGCGTCTACCTGCCGCTCGCGAAACCGTTGATCGCCGTGATCGCGATCTTCTCGTTCACCGGCGTCTGGGACGACTTCCTCTGGCCCCTCGTCGTGACGAGTTCGCCGGAGACCCAGACGGTGCAGCTGGCGTTGGCGCGCTTCCTCGCCAGTGGCAACGTGCAATACGGCCCGGTGATGGCCGGCGCGGTGATCGCCACGCTGCCGGTGCTGATCGTCTTCCTCTTCAACCAGCGCAGCTTCATCTCGGGTCTCGCCGACGGCAGCGTCAAGGGCTGA
- a CDS encoding TetR/AcrR family transcriptional regulator has product MPQSAAVPSAPSRRQGASVNLSEPRAARTHEALTTALFDLLRDHDLTEISISELCRTAGVHRTTFYGHFADIYAFAADAFARELDDLASVADDTTNVDDSSPEAITAAYAESVRRELIHIREHRAAYRMMFGTRVDAGFRRELFQRLLRRASDSVSVWQRRGIATDVDAATAAAYIAGGSVGVFEDWANSDDTDADARTAEIMATSPAWCAPLFQANGAN; this is encoded by the coding sequence ATCTGAGCGAGCCGCGAGCGGCCAGAACGCACGAGGCCCTCACTACCGCCCTCTTCGACCTGCTGCGCGACCACGACCTGACAGAGATCAGCATCTCGGAGTTGTGCCGCACGGCGGGTGTGCACCGCACCACGTTCTACGGCCATTTCGCCGACATCTACGCCTTCGCCGCCGACGCCTTCGCCCGCGAGCTCGACGACCTGGCGAGCGTGGCCGACGACACGACGAACGTCGACGACTCCTCACCCGAGGCCATCACGGCGGCCTATGCGGAGTCCGTGCGCCGCGAGCTGATCCACATCCGTGAGCACCGCGCGGCCTATCGCATGATGTTCGGCACCCGGGTCGACGCCGGTTTCCGCCGCGAGCTGTTCCAGCGTCTGCTGCGTCGCGCATCCGACTCGGTGTCGGTCTGGCAGCGTCGCGGCATCGCCACCGATGTCGACGCCGCGACCGCCGCAGCGTACATCGCCGGAGGCTCGGTGGGCGTGTTCGAAGACTGGGCGAACAGCGACGACACCGATGCCGACGCACGCACGGCCGAGATCATGGCAACCTCCCCTGCCTGGTGCGCTCCCCTCTTTCAGGCGAATGGCGCGAACTGA
- a CDS encoding ROK family protein — MLLNDAAPATTPAGTAVADRPLALAIDVGGTKVEAALVDDQARIVDGTRHRAPTGADNTAEGIADAVRRVIDETLASAPPGARILGAGVGSAGPISIGHGTVSPLNLPVWRGFPLAALVSEQSGIADPVLRLDGLCILLAEHWAGALQGFRTAMGMVISTGIGGGLLVEGRLVGGRTGNAGHVGQIQLHTHDGGGRDLSITLEGIAAGPRIVGWAKEQGWRGDTGEDLAASYRANDPIAVAAVRRCARAVGEGIASVCALIDLEAVAIGGGFSRVTPDLFDLIRESIADVAPLDTIDGVQILPSALSDEGPLIGAAGLIHRADLLP, encoded by the coding sequence GTGCTCCTGAACGACGCCGCTCCTGCAACCACCCCGGCCGGCACCGCGGTCGCCGACCGCCCCCTGGCCTTGGCCATCGACGTCGGCGGCACGAAGGTCGAGGCCGCCCTGGTCGACGACCAGGCGCGAATCGTCGACGGCACCCGCCACCGCGCCCCCACCGGAGCCGACAACACGGCAGAGGGCATCGCGGATGCCGTGCGCCGGGTCATCGACGAGACGCTCGCCTCCGCTCCCCCCGGCGCCCGCATCCTCGGCGCCGGCGTCGGCAGCGCCGGGCCCATCTCCATCGGTCACGGCACCGTCTCCCCGCTGAACCTCCCGGTCTGGCGCGGCTTCCCGCTCGCCGCCCTGGTGTCGGAGCAGTCCGGCATCGCCGATCCGGTGCTCCGCCTCGACGGTCTCTGCATCCTGCTCGCCGAGCACTGGGCGGGCGCTCTGCAGGGCTTCCGCACCGCCATGGGCATGGTGATCTCCACCGGAATCGGCGGCGGTCTCCTGGTCGAGGGGCGCCTCGTCGGAGGCCGCACGGGCAACGCCGGCCACGTCGGCCAGATCCAGTTGCACACCCACGACGGGGGCGGTCGCGACCTCTCGATCACTCTCGAGGGCATCGCCGCCGGACCCCGCATCGTCGGCTGGGCGAAGGAGCAGGGCTGGCGGGGCGACACGGGTGAAGACCTCGCCGCGAGCTACCGGGCGAACGACCCGATCGCGGTCGCCGCCGTGCGCCGTTGCGCCCGCGCGGTGGGCGAGGGCATCGCCTCGGTCTGCGCGCTGATCGACCTCGAGGCGGTGGCGATCGGCGGCGGGTTCTCGCGCGTCACACCCGACCTCTTCGACCTCATCCGCGAATCCATCGCCGACGTGGCCCCGCTCGACACGATCGACGGGGTGCAGATCCTGCCGTCAGCGCTCTCCGACGAGGGTCCGCTGATCGGCGCGGCCGGACTCATCCACCGCGCCGACCTGCTGCCCTGA
- a CDS encoding LacI family DNA-binding transcriptional regulator, which translates to MRQLDEEGTAVGRAKSPRQSDIARAANVSQATVSMVLNGRASENGIPEATQKRISAALAEAGYVPNAAARSLRGGRNGLIGVHTFERVFPISSEDYYNEFLNGIEEQAVDEGLDLVLFASTQRPDGSRSIYGNGSNRLRLADGAIMLGFETNDDELVRLAGEGYPFVFIGRREVSGTPIPYVTANYHAAMEPVVRLLTEHGHRGAVYLGSPLRRPAQRERLAGIEHFAGEQGLEVRTAFRDPAEITAAWLEDLIADGATAIIAETYDSALPLHEVVNALGVDVPGRLSVVCLESDSLHDENGSWSRVGVPRKEMGRRAVRLLLQLMDGAITADHVEIVECEPPSAISIGPAPLKAPIGAPAAAPPPAFAD; encoded by the coding sequence ATGCGGCAACTCGACGAGGAGGGAACGGCCGTGGGTAGAGCGAAGTCTCCACGCCAGAGCGACATTGCTCGCGCGGCCAACGTCTCCCAGGCCACCGTGTCGATGGTGCTCAATGGCCGGGCGAGCGAGAACGGCATCCCCGAGGCCACGCAGAAGCGCATCAGCGCCGCGCTCGCCGAAGCCGGCTACGTGCCGAACGCGGCCGCACGCTCCCTCCGAGGGGGGCGCAACGGCCTGATCGGGGTGCACACCTTCGAGCGCGTCTTCCCGATCAGTTCCGAGGACTACTACAACGAGTTCCTCAACGGCATCGAAGAGCAAGCGGTCGACGAGGGGCTGGACCTGGTGCTCTTCGCCTCGACGCAGCGCCCCGACGGGTCGCGGTCGATCTACGGCAACGGGTCGAACCGACTCCGGCTGGCCGACGGGGCCATCATGCTGGGGTTCGAGACCAACGACGACGAGCTGGTGCGCCTGGCCGGCGAAGGATACCCCTTCGTGTTCATCGGCCGCCGGGAAGTGTCGGGCACCCCCATCCCTTACGTCACCGCCAACTACCACGCCGCGATGGAACCCGTCGTGCGGTTGCTGACCGAGCACGGGCACCGAGGCGCCGTCTACCTCGGCTCTCCCTTGCGCCGGCCCGCACAGCGCGAACGCCTGGCCGGCATCGAACATTTCGCCGGCGAACAAGGTCTCGAGGTGCGAACGGCTTTCCGCGACCCTGCGGAGATCACCGCCGCCTGGCTCGAAGACCTGATCGCCGACGGCGCGACGGCGATCATCGCCGAGACCTATGACTCGGCTCTGCCTTTGCACGAGGTCGTCAACGCCCTCGGCGTCGACGTTCCGGGCCGGCTCTCGGTCGTGTGCCTGGAATCCGATTCGCTGCACGACGAGAACGGCTCCTGGAGCCGGGTCGGAGTGCCGCGGAAGGAGATGGGGCGCCGGGCGGTGCGCCTCCTGCTCCAGTTGATGGATGGCGCCATCACCGCCGACCACGTGGAAATCGTGGAGTGCGAACCACCCTCGGCGATTTCGATCGGGCCAGCCCCGCTGAAGGCGCCGATCGGGGCTCCGGCAGCAGCGCCGCCACCGGCATTCGCGGACTAG
- a CDS encoding ABC transporter substrate-binding protein — protein sequence MGVIARHSFRVGVVAVAAAAALVLSGCTGSSESSDGSADNTLKVWFPGNDQNEIDLVTKTIVPAFEKETGAKVEVTYVDWGDISTKLNAAFAAGTAPDVFGHGPAATADFVANDRLTPLTDYVAELSDADQQDMAAALPGGQVDGVQYLMPLSNQGSLIMYNADDFRAAGLDPDNPPTTWEGVEEAAEKLTVRDGSGEITRSGLLLPSQAIARQQSFATLAAGAGGSTLTDDNTAAAWNSPEGVQALDYFTALFNGPDAVSAALGQDYTNAPTAQQPLVLGTASMTMLSSTAMEKIKAAEPDKDLRVLPPVGFEGSDPAALGGAGTGLMINADSENQDLAWTFISYFLDPEVSAQYTQGIGAIPLRASAVDTDYVKSDPIMQAFLNAAPDYIANPNVAGWVQVRDILDKNLEQALHETVPSKDALDQAADEADPILQANG from the coding sequence ATGGGCGTTATCGCTCGCCACAGCTTCCGAGTGGGAGTCGTCGCCGTCGCGGCGGCCGCCGCTCTCGTCCTCAGCGGATGCACGGGCTCCAGCGAAAGCTCGGACGGCTCCGCCGACAACACACTGAAAGTGTGGTTCCCCGGAAACGATCAGAACGAGATCGACCTGGTGACCAAGACGATCGTGCCGGCCTTCGAGAAGGAGACCGGCGCCAAGGTCGAAGTCACCTACGTCGACTGGGGAGACATCTCCACCAAGCTCAACGCGGCCTTCGCAGCGGGAACAGCCCCGGATGTCTTCGGGCACGGCCCGGCGGCGACCGCCGACTTCGTCGCCAACGACCGACTCACACCGCTGACCGACTACGTGGCCGAACTGAGCGACGCCGACCAGCAGGACATGGCGGCCGCCTTGCCCGGCGGTCAGGTCGATGGCGTGCAGTACCTGATGCCCCTCTCCAACCAGGGCAGCCTGATCATGTACAACGCCGACGATTTCCGGGCGGCGGGTCTCGATCCCGACAATCCGCCGACGACCTGGGAAGGTGTCGAGGAAGCGGCCGAGAAGCTGACCGTGCGCGACGGCTCCGGAGAGATCACCCGATCCGGTCTCCTCCTCCCCTCGCAGGCGATCGCTCGACAGCAGAGTTTCGCGACCTTGGCCGCGGGAGCGGGAGGTTCCACCCTCACCGACGACAACACCGCCGCCGCGTGGAATTCGCCCGAAGGCGTGCAGGCCCTGGACTACTTCACAGCTCTGTTCAACGGACCGGATGCCGTGTCCGCGGCACTTGGCCAGGACTACACGAACGCGCCGACCGCCCAGCAGCCCCTCGTTCTCGGAACCGCATCGATGACCATGCTCAGCTCCACCGCGATGGAGAAGATCAAGGCGGCGGAGCCCGACAAGGACCTGCGGGTGCTTCCGCCGGTCGGCTTCGAAGGCAGCGATCCCGCCGCACTGGGCGGGGCGGGCACCGGGCTGATGATCAACGCCGACAGCGAGAACCAGGATCTCGCCTGGACGTTCATCTCCTACTTCCTCGACCCGGAGGTCAGCGCCCAGTACACGCAGGGGATCGGGGCCATCCCGCTCCGCGCCTCCGCCGTCGACACCGATTACGTGAAGAGCGATCCGATCATGCAGGCCTTCCTGAACGCGGCGCCGGACTACATCGCCAACCCGAACGTCGCCGGCTGGGTGCAGGTGCGCGACATCCTCGACAAGAACCTCGAGCAGGCGCTGCACGAGACCGTGCCGTCGAAGGATGCGCTCGATCAGGCGGCCGATGAGGCCGATCCGATCCTGCAGGCGAACGGATAG
- a CDS encoding carbohydrate ABC transporter permease, which translates to MTATLSTSAGATTRAPAPPPARRRRRRWNRVSVFGLVFVLPAALYIVIFQLIPVLYGFVLSFTKYSPLSRKGPEAVGLDNYAGLLSNPDFGNALLVTGRYVLQVLPLTVVIALALALLVNRPFRGVGFFRSALYVPHIVSLTAVSLIWLWMYSQSGLFNEILNTIGLPDQAWLLEPDSALNAASAMRIWKALGSNMVLLLAGLQSIPKELYEAARVDGAGRWNAFRFVTIPGLKPMLVYVVAMDIIYLAQGFAEIYVLTKGGPLGSTTTVNYLIYTQAFQYNQLGTASAMAFVLFAFIIGFSFLTMRSLMGRQK; encoded by the coding sequence ATGACTGCCACCCTCTCCACCTCGGCGGGCGCCACCACTCGGGCGCCCGCCCCACCCCCCGCCAGGCGTCGCCGGCGGCGTTGGAACCGCGTCAGCGTGTTCGGACTCGTCTTCGTGCTTCCGGCGGCGCTCTACATCGTGATCTTCCAGCTCATCCCGGTGCTCTACGGGTTCGTGCTGTCGTTCACGAAGTACAGTCCGCTCAGCCGCAAGGGGCCCGAGGCGGTCGGTCTCGACAACTACGCGGGGCTGCTCAGCAACCCGGACTTCGGCAACGCCCTGTTGGTGACCGGCCGGTACGTGCTCCAGGTACTCCCGCTGACGGTCGTCATCGCCCTCGCGCTCGCCCTGCTGGTCAACCGTCCGTTCCGCGGTGTCGGGTTCTTCCGGTCGGCGCTCTACGTGCCGCACATCGTGTCGCTCACGGCGGTGAGTCTCATCTGGCTCTGGATGTATTCACAGAGCGGCTTGTTCAACGAGATCCTGAACACGATCGGTCTGCCCGACCAGGCGTGGCTGCTCGAACCCGACTCCGCGCTGAACGCGGCTTCCGCCATGCGTATATGGAAGGCCCTCGGCAGCAACATGGTGCTGCTGCTCGCCGGACTCCAATCGATTCCCAAAGAGCTCTACGAGGCGGCGCGCGTGGATGGCGCCGGACGGTGGAACGCGTTCCGGTTCGTCACCATCCCGGGGCTCAAACCGATGCTGGTCTACGTGGTGGCGATGGACATCATCTACCTCGCCCAGGGCTTCGCCGAGATCTACGTGCTCACGAAGGGTGGCCCGCTCGGCAGCACCACCACCGTGAACTACCTGATCTACACGCAGGCGTTCCAGTACAACCAGTTGGGCACCGCATCCGCCATGGCGTTCGTGCTGTTCGCCTTCATCATCGGATTCTCCTTCCTCACCATGCGCTCTCTGATGGGTCGACAGAAATGA